Proteins from a single region of Ficedula albicollis isolate OC2 linkage group LG35, FicAlb1.5, whole genome shotgun sequence:
- the LOC107604315 gene encoding zinc finger protein 239-like, which yields MSPGFRENSTLTCHQRIHTGEKPHECEKCGKRFSHISSLISHQRIHTGDRPFECEECGKSFSQSCNLIRHQRIHTGKRPHKCSKCGKRFSTSSDLVKHYQTIGGQRIHTGERPYECGECGKRFHIRGNLLRHQRTHTDKKPFRCPDCGKGFRENSDLITHHRIHTGEKPHKCEECGMSFSQSFSLIRHQRIHTGERPCECSKCGKRFSTSSDLVKHYQTHTQERPYECPAGLSLGPTAVPVSVLVLILFSVLDSVSVLVLVIERSQFQCWYWC from the exons GGATTCAGGGAAAACTCCACCCTCACCTGCCACCAGCGAATCCACACGGGGGAAAAGCCCCACGAGTGTGAGAAGTGTGGAAAGAGATTCAGCCACATCTCCAGCCTGATCAGCCACCAgaggatccacactggggaTAGACCCTTCGAGTGTgaggagtgtgggaagagcttcagccagagctgcaaCCTGATCCGGCACCAAAGGATCCACACTGGGAAAAGGCCACACAAGTGTTCTAAGTGTGGGAAGAGGTTTTCCACCAGCTCTGATCTCGTTAAGCACTACCAGACGatcgga gggcagaggaTCCACACGGGGGagaggccctacgagtgtgGGGAGTGTGGGAAGCGGTTTCACATCAGAGGCAATCTCCTCAGGCACCAGCGCACGCACACAGACAAGAAGCCCTTCCGCTGCCCCGACTGCGGGAAGGGATTCAGGGAAAACTCCGACCTCATCACCCACCATCGCATCCACACCGGGGAGAAGCCCCACAAGTGTGAGGAGTGTGGGATGAGCTTCAGCCAGAGCTTCAGCCTGATCCGCCACCAgaggatccacactggggagaggcccTGCGAGTGTTCTAAGTGTGGGAAGAGGTTTTCCACCAGCTCTGATCTCGTCAAGCACtaccagacacacacacaggagaggccctacgagtgtcc TGCTGGTCTCAGTCTGGGTCCGACAGCGGTGCCAGTCTCGGTGCTGGTGCTGATTCTGTTTTCAGTCTTGGACTCAGTGTCGGTCTTGGTCTTGGTTATAGAGCGATCCCAGTTCCAGTGCTGGTACTGGTGCTAG